A stretch of Myxococcus hansupus DNA encodes these proteins:
- a CDS encoding AI-2E family transporter, whose product MKAPRRQLPVYVPPRTVWVVGLQVLLLVLCWTVLRALYPVLTLLAVVLLLSIALSPLVRRLTRWGLPRGLGVAVVALLLLGTMGVLVGTLVPMLVKQLQVLVQTMPATLERLAESPRVQELSARYGMQVHTEDLIRFEPSDLAGRLINVLSSTLGLVAGGITVVVLTVFSLLFGEDLYESILQWVSPRRQPRVRLLVSRMRKAVANYLAGTLLVMTIGGTVAATMALIQGVPYFLPLGLVVMMLGVIPFLGSIVSAVLVGVVTLAAVGLKDALIAVAVFIVYQQLESNVLGPMIQRRAIRMNPLLISIVVLCGGALAGLRGVVLAVPLAAAAQVLVQEVLALRREAWARSHRQEAQRREPGRGAVEEGLLFAGPMAARRHSEPTREEPPESH is encoded by the coding sequence ATGAAGGCACCTCGTCGGCAGCTTCCCGTCTATGTGCCGCCGCGCACAGTTTGGGTCGTCGGGCTCCAGGTCCTGCTCCTGGTGTTGTGCTGGACCGTGCTCCGGGCGCTGTATCCGGTGCTCACGTTGCTGGCGGTGGTGCTGCTGCTCTCCATCGCCTTGAGCCCCCTGGTGCGCCGGTTGACGCGGTGGGGATTGCCGCGCGGTCTGGGCGTGGCGGTGGTGGCGCTCTTGCTGCTGGGCACGATGGGCGTCCTGGTGGGCACGTTGGTGCCCATGCTCGTCAAGCAGCTCCAGGTGCTGGTCCAGACGATGCCGGCCACGCTCGAACGGCTCGCGGAGTCCCCTCGGGTGCAGGAGCTGAGCGCGCGCTACGGCATGCAGGTCCACACGGAGGACCTCATCCGCTTCGAGCCCTCGGACCTGGCGGGGCGCCTCATCAACGTCCTGTCCTCCACGCTGGGGCTGGTGGCGGGCGGCATCACCGTGGTGGTGCTCACGGTGTTCAGCCTGCTCTTCGGAGAGGACCTCTACGAGAGCATCCTCCAGTGGGTGTCGCCGCGCCGTCAGCCGCGCGTCCGGCTGCTGGTGTCGCGGATGCGCAAGGCGGTGGCCAACTACCTGGCGGGGACGTTGCTGGTGATGACCATTGGCGGAACGGTGGCGGCCACCATGGCGCTCATCCAGGGGGTGCCGTACTTCCTGCCGCTGGGCCTGGTGGTGATGATGTTGGGCGTCATTCCCTTCCTGGGCAGCATCGTCAGCGCCGTGTTGGTGGGCGTCGTCACACTGGCGGCGGTGGGCCTCAAGGACGCGCTCATCGCGGTGGCGGTGTTCATCGTCTACCAGCAGCTTGAATCCAATGTGCTGGGCCCCATGATTCAGCGCCGGGCCATCCGGATGAACCCGCTGCTCATCTCCATCGTGGTGCTCTGCGGCGGCGCGCTGGCGGGCCTGCGGGGCGTGGTGCTGGCGGTGCCCCTGGCGGCGGCGGCGCAGGTGCTGGTGCAGGAGGTGCTCGCGCTGCGCCGGGAGGCCTGGGCGCGGTCTCACCGGCAGGAGGCCCAGCGGCGCGAGCCGGGCCGCGGCGCGGTGGAGGAGGGGCTGCTCTTCGCCGGCCCCATGGCGGCCCGGCGGCATTCCGAGCCGACCCGAGAGGAGCCACCCGAGTCGCACTGA
- a CDS encoding SMP-30/gluconolactonase/LRE family protein encodes MTATHVRFLSRSLAVCLALVGCHALAAPPRAYRQEVVVAGSHFQGVHGLAVDGKGNLLASNLLGQSVHSVNLSTGAVSTLVGPPLGGADDVALGPDGSIYWTGFFTGQLMRRTPDGKTRVIAKNLPGLNSLAFRGDGRFYVTQLGRGDDALWEVDPDGKKPPRKVLADPGFLNGFEFGPDDRLYGPLLLKGQVARVDVATGVIEPVADGFVIPVAVNFDARREHLYVVDSARGELVRVRLPSGTKELVAKLPTGIDNLAVGPDDQVYVSNMVDNDIRVVNPADGSVRLLVESRLAVPSGIAVAPDDPDEQVYLADVYALRQVGGRDGKVKQTARVLSTPTNFPMNVSVNAKHVVASTAYLGGMSSIQVLDRATGALVRTVPQTNGAQAALELDDGTLLVAESGTGKLVRISASEPAVSTVLVEGLGGPVGLAADTGAAEPAVFVTEVRSGKVTRVRLSDGARRTVASGLKAPEGIARHPDGGLVVAEVGRKRLVRIEPDTGRLSVIAKGLRIGVPESAGFPPGYLPTGVAVGASGTVYMTSDIESALYRFVPVP; translated from the coding sequence ATGACCGCCACGCACGTTCGATTCCTGTCGAGGTCCCTGGCCGTCTGTCTGGCGTTGGTGGGATGCCACGCCCTGGCCGCACCGCCCAGGGCCTATCGCCAGGAGGTGGTGGTGGCGGGTTCGCACTTCCAGGGCGTTCACGGGCTCGCTGTCGACGGCAAGGGGAACCTGCTGGCCAGCAACCTGCTGGGGCAGTCGGTCCACTCCGTCAATCTGAGCACGGGCGCGGTGAGCACCCTGGTGGGGCCACCCCTGGGCGGCGCGGATGACGTGGCGCTGGGGCCTGACGGCTCCATCTACTGGACGGGCTTCTTCACCGGCCAGTTGATGCGGCGCACGCCAGACGGCAAGACGCGCGTCATCGCCAAGAACCTGCCGGGCCTCAACTCGCTGGCGTTTCGCGGCGACGGCCGGTTCTACGTGACGCAGCTCGGGCGCGGTGATGACGCGCTGTGGGAGGTCGACCCGGACGGGAAGAAGCCGCCCCGGAAGGTCCTCGCCGATCCTGGCTTCCTCAATGGCTTCGAGTTCGGTCCGGATGACCGGCTCTACGGGCCACTCCTGCTCAAGGGACAGGTCGCGCGCGTGGACGTGGCCACGGGCGTCATCGAGCCCGTGGCGGATGGCTTCGTGATTCCGGTCGCGGTCAACTTCGATGCGCGCCGGGAGCACCTCTACGTCGTCGACTCGGCGCGCGGTGAGCTGGTTCGCGTCCGGCTCCCCTCCGGGACGAAGGAACTCGTCGCGAAGCTGCCCACTGGCATCGACAACCTGGCGGTGGGCCCGGATGACCAGGTGTACGTGTCCAACATGGTCGACAACGACATCCGCGTGGTCAACCCCGCGGACGGCTCGGTCCGGCTCCTCGTCGAATCGCGCCTGGCCGTGCCCTCCGGCATCGCCGTCGCGCCGGATGACCCCGATGAGCAGGTGTACCTCGCGGACGTGTATGCCCTGCGTCAGGTGGGCGGGCGCGACGGCAAGGTGAAGCAGACGGCGCGTGTCCTGTCGACGCCGACCAACTTCCCGATGAACGTCAGTGTGAACGCGAAGCACGTGGTGGCGAGCACGGCCTACCTGGGCGGCATGAGCAGCATCCAGGTGCTGGACCGGGCCACCGGGGCGCTGGTGCGGACGGTCCCCCAGACGAATGGCGCGCAGGCCGCGCTCGAACTGGATGACGGCACGCTGCTCGTGGCGGAGTCCGGCACGGGCAAGCTGGTCCGAATCAGCGCTTCCGAGCCCGCGGTGAGCACGGTGCTCGTGGAGGGGCTGGGCGGTCCCGTGGGCCTCGCGGCCGACACGGGCGCGGCCGAGCCGGCCGTCTTCGTCACGGAGGTCCGTTCGGGGAAGGTAACGCGGGTGCGCCTGTCGGATGGTGCCCGGCGCACGGTGGCTTCGGGCCTCAAGGCGCCCGAGGGCATCGCGCGTCACCCGGATGGCGGACTGGTGGTCGCGGAGGTGGGCCGCAAGCGGCTGGTGCGCATCGAGCCGGACACGGGGCGGCTGTCGGTGATTGCCAAGGGACTGCGCATCGGTGTCCCCGAGAGCGCGGGGTTCCCACCCGGTTACCTGCCCACGGGCGTCGCCGTGGGCGCCTCGGGGACCGTCTACATGACGTCCGACATCGAGAGCGCGCTCTACCGCTTCGTCCCCGTGCCTTGA
- a CDS encoding flavin-containing monooxygenase produces MTATKQGERSFSPEALKEKYRLEREKRLRPDGNKQYLPLKGVFADFDKDPYVEPGFTRPAVVETLDVLIVGGGFGGMLSAARLRQAGVESFRIVEKGGDFGGTWYWNRYPGAACDVESYIYLPLLEETGYMPTEKYAKAPEIFAHCQRLGRHFDLYKAALFQTLVQSMDWDEAARRWNVTTDRGDRLAARFVVIAGGILHKAKLPGIPGIESFQGHCFHTSRWDYGYTGGSPTSPMTRLADKRVGIIGTGATAVQAIPGLGASAQHLYVFQRTPSSVGVRANQPTDEAWVKSLQPGWQQERIRNFSAIVSGRPMDIDRVRDGWTYIFDDVATQQAQTPEETARLRQLADFRKMEEIRARVEGIVSDPATAEALKPYYNPLCKRPCFHDEYLVTFNRPNVQLVDTDGKGVERITPTGVVVKGQEYPVDCLVYASGFEVSGDYTRMLGFDIRGRGGTSLRDSWADGPATLHGMHSRGFPNLMMFTTTQSGWAINFVHILDEQSQHAAYIISRCLKSGVEVCEASGQAQQQWWQVILGRLQQGIAFGGAECTPGYYNNEGINPGPSAMRYATFGGDTLGFIDVLRTWRQADDLAGLELT; encoded by the coding sequence ATGACCGCGACGAAGCAGGGTGAGCGCTCCTTTTCTCCGGAAGCGCTGAAGGAGAAGTACCGCCTCGAGCGTGAGAAGCGGCTGCGTCCCGACGGAAACAAGCAGTACCTCCCGTTGAAGGGCGTCTTCGCGGACTTCGACAAGGACCCGTATGTCGAGCCTGGCTTCACGCGTCCGGCGGTGGTCGAGACGCTGGACGTCCTGATAGTCGGTGGTGGCTTTGGCGGGATGCTGTCGGCCGCGCGGTTGCGCCAGGCGGGCGTGGAGTCCTTCCGCATCGTGGAGAAGGGCGGCGACTTCGGCGGCACCTGGTATTGGAACCGCTATCCGGGCGCGGCCTGTGATGTGGAGTCCTACATCTACCTGCCGCTGCTCGAAGAGACGGGCTACATGCCCACGGAGAAGTACGCCAAGGCGCCGGAGATCTTCGCCCACTGTCAGCGCCTGGGACGGCACTTCGACCTCTACAAGGCCGCGCTGTTCCAGACGTTGGTCCAGTCCATGGATTGGGACGAGGCCGCACGGCGGTGGAACGTCACGACGGACCGGGGTGACCGGCTGGCGGCGCGGTTCGTGGTCATCGCGGGTGGCATCCTGCACAAGGCGAAGCTGCCCGGCATCCCCGGCATCGAGTCCTTCCAGGGACATTGCTTCCACACGAGCCGCTGGGACTATGGCTACACCGGCGGCAGCCCCACGAGCCCGATGACCCGGCTGGCCGACAAGCGCGTGGGCATCATCGGCACGGGCGCGACGGCGGTGCAGGCGATTCCGGGCCTGGGCGCCTCGGCCCAGCATCTGTATGTCTTTCAACGCACGCCTTCGAGCGTCGGGGTGCGCGCCAACCAGCCGACGGATGAGGCCTGGGTGAAGTCGCTCCAGCCGGGTTGGCAGCAGGAGCGCATTCGCAACTTCTCCGCGATTGTCTCCGGTCGGCCCATGGACATCGACCGGGTCCGGGACGGCTGGACGTACATCTTCGACGACGTCGCCACCCAGCAGGCCCAGACGCCCGAGGAGACGGCCCGGCTTCGCCAATTGGCCGACTTCCGCAAGATGGAAGAGATTCGCGCCAGGGTGGAGGGCATCGTCTCCGACCCGGCGACGGCCGAGGCGCTCAAGCCCTATTACAACCCGTTGTGCAAGCGGCCCTGCTTCCACGACGAATACCTGGTCACGTTCAACCGGCCCAACGTCCAGCTCGTGGACACGGATGGCAAGGGCGTGGAGCGCATCACCCCCACGGGCGTGGTGGTGAAGGGCCAGGAGTATCCCGTGGACTGTCTCGTCTACGCCTCGGGCTTCGAGGTCTCCGGAGACTACACGCGCATGCTGGGCTTCGACATCCGGGGGCGCGGTGGGACGTCCCTGCGGGACAGTTGGGCGGACGGTCCGGCGACGCTGCACGGCATGCACAGCCGTGGCTTTCCCAATCTGATGATGTTCACGACGACCCAGAGCGGCTGGGCCATCAACTTCGTGCACATCCTCGACGAGCAGTCCCAGCACGCGGCCTACATCATCTCGCGGTGCCTCAAGTCCGGCGTGGAGGTCTGCGAGGCTTCGGGGCAGGCGCAGCAGCAATGGTGGCAGGTGATTCTCGGCCGCCTCCAGCAGGGGATTGCCTTCGGCGGGGCGGAGTGCACGCCGGGCTACTACAACAACGAAGGCATCAACCCTGGGCCCAGCGCGATGCGCTACGCGACCTTCGGCGGTGACACGCTGGGGTTCATCGACGTCCTGCGGACCTGGCGCCAGGCGGATGACCTGGCTGGACTGGAACTCACATGA
- a CDS encoding TetR/AcrR family transcriptional regulator, translating into MSAARTLFSTQGFSGTGVREIATLAGVNSSLVTRYFGSKHGLYRETLAQVLDITPLLQIDRRHFGKTVVSLFLGAHDAPGPLAMLILSAADPEAYATSVEMLQTKVIVPLARWLGPPDGAARAARLNILWSGLLVSWRLLPLQQLAEVRDTSTHRWLEAEIQAIVDEGEG; encoded by the coding sequence ATGAGCGCCGCCCGCACCCTCTTCTCCACGCAGGGCTTCTCCGGCACGGGCGTGCGGGAGATCGCGACGCTCGCGGGGGTGAACTCCTCGCTCGTCACCCGCTACTTCGGCTCGAAGCACGGGCTCTATCGGGAGACGCTGGCACAGGTGCTCGACATCACGCCGCTGCTCCAGATTGACAGGCGGCACTTCGGGAAGACGGTGGTGTCCCTCTTCCTGGGGGCGCACGACGCGCCGGGGCCGCTGGCGATGCTCATTCTTTCCGCCGCCGACCCGGAGGCCTACGCGACCAGCGTCGAGATGCTCCAGACGAAGGTCATCGTGCCGCTGGCCCGCTGGCTGGGACCTCCCGACGGCGCGGCGCGCGCGGCGCGGCTCAACATCCTCTGGAGTGGCCTGCTCGTGAGCTGGAGGCTGCTGCCGCTTCAACAGCTCGCGGAGGTCCGGGACACGTCCACCCATCGCTGGCTGGAGGCGGAAATCCAGGCCATCGTCGATGAAGGCGAGGGCTGA
- a CDS encoding DUF4150 domain-containing protein, with product MANTVGVNSLSIVTKESGGVTVAFPDICKTPSPAGPLPIPYPNIARSSDTAKGSKKVTVEGNPVCLKDSNFSTSTGDEAGTAGGGLVSGKTKGRAEFINYSFDVQIEGKNVARALDLMLHNDKNTPPAPLMQPPVLGFGKGPKNIKCRYCEKDLE from the coding sequence ATGGCAAACACGGTGGGAGTCAACTCCCTCTCTATCGTCACGAAAGAGAGCGGCGGCGTCACGGTGGCGTTTCCCGACATCTGTAAAACACCCAGCCCCGCAGGGCCGCTTCCAATTCCATATCCCAACATTGCCAGGTCATCCGACACCGCCAAGGGAAGCAAGAAGGTGACGGTCGAAGGCAATCCTGTCTGCCTGAAGGATTCGAACTTCAGCACGAGCACAGGAGACGAGGCGGGGACCGCGGGCGGCGGACTGGTCTCGGGCAAGACGAAAGGCCGGGCCGAGTTCATCAACTACTCCTTCGACGTACAGATCGAGGGAAAGAACGTGGCCAGAGCCTTGGACCTCATGCTCCACAACGACAAGAACACGCCTCCAGCGCCACTGATGCAACCTCCTGTCCTGGGCTTCGGGAAGGGACCGAAGAACATCAAGTGCCGCTACTGCGAGAAGGACCTCGAGTAG
- a CDS encoding DUF6484 domain-containing protein gives MKRPETVGVPVPGASETEAPLWGTYVGWVTGIDAEGHLLVDFTENPLGPLRASRTVELDSTMIREAASSRQAVVLSFDRGRRSHPIVLGLVQAPSLSPLVDAVLTQSLASVPAKARVDGREVVIEAREEMVLRCGKASITLRRNGEVLLRGVNIRTEADELHRIKGGKVQIN, from the coding sequence ATGAAGCGTCCGGAAACGGTGGGAGTCCCGGTCCCAGGAGCGTCCGAAACGGAGGCCCCCCTCTGGGGTACTTACGTCGGTTGGGTCACAGGCATTGATGCCGAAGGCCACCTGTTGGTGGACTTCACGGAAAACCCTCTTGGCCCCCTCCGTGCGAGCAGAACCGTGGAACTTGATAGCACCATGATTCGTGAGGCCGCCTCCTCGCGGCAGGCCGTGGTGCTGAGTTTTGACCGGGGACGTCGCTCGCATCCCATTGTGCTGGGTCTCGTCCAAGCGCCCAGCCTTTCGCCGCTCGTCGATGCGGTCCTGACACAGTCCCTCGCGAGTGTCCCGGCAAAGGCCCGTGTCGACGGCAGAGAAGTCGTCATTGAGGCCCGCGAGGAAATGGTTCTTCGTTGTGGCAAGGCAAGCATCACGCTTCGACGAAATGGCGAAGTTCTACTGCGTGGCGTGAACATCCGAACCGAAGCGGACGAGTTGCACCGCATCAAAGGGGGCAAAGTCCAGATCAACTGA
- a CDS encoding AHH domain-containing protein, giving the protein MGKTTAAEWHGWDSENLADLHLTEGKKAKDKGCLTSHQGKKKDHHCSYHWQAFEKARAENARYAWPPKSEVPTPRPKQEGDWDPANWVFSASTGHRTYYPREAHHIVPFESLTCATCTATCGDRKTKDVRKLSALRAGLLQNGYNLNDRSNMAYLPASPAHARALQLPYHNGRHGSYSTYVEKELKKIFAGAQEAIQKHLDGQGTEPDYDKYVKKIKTLSKTLYLAITQARLPENRVKGDHDSLKALARRMVTSF; this is encoded by the coding sequence ATGGGGAAGACCACAGCAGCGGAATGGCATGGCTGGGATTCGGAGAACCTGGCCGACCTGCATCTCACAGAGGGGAAGAAGGCGAAGGACAAGGGTTGCCTGACGTCACATCAGGGTAAAAAGAAGGATCACCACTGCAGCTACCACTGGCAGGCGTTCGAGAAGGCCAGGGCAGAAAACGCACGCTACGCATGGCCCCCCAAGAGCGAAGTTCCCACACCTCGCCCCAAGCAGGAAGGCGATTGGGATCCGGCCAACTGGGTCTTCTCCGCGTCCACCGGCCACCGGACCTATTATCCTCGCGAGGCTCACCACATCGTCCCCTTCGAGAGCCTGACCTGCGCCACCTGCACCGCCACCTGCGGAGACAGAAAAACGAAGGATGTCAGGAAGTTGAGCGCCCTTCGCGCGGGACTCCTCCAGAACGGCTACAACCTCAACGACAGGTCCAACATGGCCTATCTGCCAGCGAGTCCCGCTCACGCCCGGGCGCTACAACTCCCGTACCACAATGGGAGACACGGCTCGTACAGCACCTATGTCGAAAAGGAACTGAAAAAGATATTCGCAGGCGCTCAAGAAGCCATTCAAAAGCATCTAGATGGGCAAGGCACGGAGCCCGATTACGACAAATACGTCAAGAAAATCAAAACACTCTCCAAGACCCTCTACCTCGCCATCACGCAGGCTCGCCTTCCCGAAAACCGAGTGAAGGGAGATCATGACTCACTCAAAGCACTGGCGCGGAGAATGGTGACGTCGTTTTGA
- a CDS encoding imm11 family protein, whose protein sequence is MKFYAVNTLGDFGNEDLCLLREFVDGIGMHAWKVSKGESLRSVYPADAKIFMTPDSPGIKLCSLIGNTDSMLVAAPELRATIEKHRQSDVEYLPFTLYDHRKRVHSRDYVIINPLGTFDCLDFKASQIIWDDEDPDEIIRINKRVLSREKVEQAPALFRIDRDSSNYVVNEALAAELHERKFSNVTLVELPVR, encoded by the coding sequence ATGAAATTCTATGCCGTAAATACCCTGGGGGACTTCGGCAATGAAGACCTCTGCCTCCTTCGGGAGTTCGTTGATGGCATCGGAATGCACGCATGGAAGGTGAGCAAAGGGGAGTCCCTGCGCTCCGTCTACCCTGCGGATGCCAAGATCTTCATGACCCCAGACAGTCCAGGCATCAAGCTCTGCTCTCTCATTGGAAACACGGACAGCATGCTCGTTGCAGCCCCCGAACTCAGGGCCACTATCGAAAAACACCGTCAAAGTGACGTCGAGTACCTGCCCTTCACACTTTATGACCACAGGAAACGAGTGCACAGCAGGGACTACGTCATCATCAACCCACTTGGGACATTCGACTGTCTCGACTTCAAGGCGAGTCAGATCATCTGGGATGACGAGGATCCAGATGAAATCATTCGCATCAACAAGCGAGTCTTGTCACGCGAGAAAGTGGAGCAAGCGCCCGCACTCTTTCGCATCGACAGGGACTCCAGCAACTATGTCGTGAACGAAGCCCTGGCCGCCGAACTGCACGAACGCAAGTTCAGCAATGTCACGCTGGTGGAACTGCCCGTCCGCTAG
- a CDS encoding TIGR02270 family protein — protein MEEHLQEASFFWRQWERALFSSEESLDDVAGGDEHRLKMHLDALLVAGGAISQRVLRPALEATDDFIAGPAAYALLESMGQQALPPVLDALVNAEDEKRRELCRAVALSSRPDLDAALIQALPRYEAPLQALLVKCLASRHADAGSVLESLYPNENTSLRAAVIQASRHTEHGRAHRLVQRGLEESHPQVRDAALLTGLILGSRAAWWQCRSAVRTQSPQLRGLLLALGMSGDPAEVEVLLSAMEQPSLRTSAIQALGLSGQRAAADALLGVLTTQEAVLAAESFSAITGLVMSSDLIEEATSSDDDEPAGQWESSPWGPRAPAIRGRVRADRVDAWWKNARSRFEPGRRYLQGHLWTPELLIQALEVLPTRRRPPLALELAIRTQGAVNVETTAWTSRQRGQLLLARQLRPGIPVGSFDSFMRL, from the coding sequence GTGGAGGAGCACCTCCAGGAGGCATCCTTCTTCTGGCGCCAGTGGGAGCGTGCCCTCTTCTCGTCCGAGGAGTCGCTGGACGACGTGGCCGGAGGAGATGAACATCGACTGAAAATGCACCTCGACGCACTGCTCGTCGCGGGAGGGGCCATCAGCCAGCGCGTGCTACGGCCAGCCCTGGAGGCAACAGACGACTTCATCGCGGGTCCCGCAGCATACGCGCTGCTGGAATCCATGGGGCAGCAGGCACTTCCGCCGGTCCTCGACGCGCTCGTCAACGCGGAGGACGAAAAGCGGCGAGAGTTATGCCGAGCCGTGGCACTGAGCTCCAGGCCGGACCTGGATGCAGCCCTGATCCAGGCATTGCCAAGGTATGAGGCGCCGCTCCAGGCATTGCTCGTGAAATGCCTCGCATCCCGTCACGCGGATGCAGGCTCGGTGCTGGAGTCGCTGTACCCAAACGAAAATACGTCACTTCGAGCCGCCGTCATCCAGGCCTCACGGCATACGGAGCACGGCCGCGCCCATCGCTTGGTGCAACGAGGACTGGAAGAGTCCCATCCCCAGGTGCGTGACGCCGCCCTGCTGACCGGACTCATCTTGGGCTCGCGCGCGGCATGGTGGCAGTGCCGGAGCGCGGTGAGAACACAGAGCCCCCAGCTTCGGGGGCTGCTCCTGGCATTGGGGATGTCGGGAGATCCGGCGGAAGTCGAGGTGCTCCTTTCCGCGATGGAACAGCCATCCCTTCGGACGTCTGCGATCCAAGCATTGGGCCTCAGCGGGCAACGGGCCGCAGCCGACGCATTGCTGGGCGTGCTGACGACCCAGGAAGCGGTGCTCGCGGCCGAGTCCTTCTCCGCCATCACCGGCCTCGTCATGTCCTCGGACCTCATCGAGGAAGCCACCTCCTCGGATGACGACGAACCCGCGGGGCAATGGGAGTCCTCCCCCTGGGGCCCAAGGGCCCCCGCGATACGGGGCCGCGTGAGAGCCGACCGTGTTGACGCGTGGTGGAAGAATGCGCGCTCCCGCTTCGAGCCAGGCAGAAGGTACCTCCAAGGACACTTGTGGACACCTGAGCTGCTCATTCAAGCGTTGGAGGTCCTCCCGACGCGCCGTAGGCCCCCGCTCGCCCTGGAGCTCGCCATCCGGACCCAGGGAGCCGTCAACGTGGAGACGACCGCATGGACCTCGCGACAGCGAGGACAGCTCCTCCTCGCGCGTCAGCTCCGTCCTGGAATCCCCGTGGGCTCGTTCGACAGCTTCATGAGACTTTGA
- a CDS encoding Imm49 family immunity protein produces the protein MTSDRLPLFVEVALQENQRLISRGLGNDLPLKEVLTLCQNFRLAGIGALFLSATSDAFLWRLHQSGRCFFHFLSRADDGEKLTSKCLPFFDAIAAGDLDTAREIALHAKRFREPDMEYPEDFLFVEFLMQRYFLGATDDTCNELLTHYEAALQGAEDFRLGICRALLIGDEAAFGSELSGFLSARNDSIQDLSANGSIEQETLATEGQLSVEGLALIRLAELQGFSTEEDYLNIPSIAREPSARPFQRDSWRSTPL, from the coding sequence ATGACCTCGGATAGACTTCCGCTCTTCGTCGAAGTCGCGTTGCAAGAAAATCAGCGCCTGATTTCAAGAGGCCTTGGCAATGATCTCCCGCTCAAGGAAGTGCTGACCCTCTGCCAGAACTTCAGGCTTGCAGGCATCGGGGCGCTATTCCTCAGCGCCACCTCTGACGCCTTTCTCTGGCGCCTTCACCAGAGCGGCCGGTGCTTCTTCCATTTCTTGTCGAGGGCTGACGACGGCGAGAAGCTGACGAGCAAGTGCCTCCCCTTCTTCGACGCCATTGCCGCGGGAGACCTTGATACCGCCCGCGAGATTGCCCTTCACGCCAAGAGGTTCCGGGAGCCCGACATGGAGTACCCGGAGGACTTCCTCTTCGTCGAGTTCCTCATGCAGCGCTACTTCCTGGGCGCCACCGATGACACCTGCAACGAACTCCTGACGCATTACGAAGCGGCGCTCCAGGGCGCCGAGGACTTCCGGCTGGGAATATGCCGAGCACTCTTGATAGGCGACGAGGCCGCTTTCGGAAGCGAATTGTCCGGGTTTCTGTCGGCGCGAAACGACTCCATTCAAGACCTCTCAGCGAATGGCTCCATTGAACAGGAGACACTCGCAACCGAGGGGCAGCTTTCCGTTGAGGGACTGGCGCTGATCCGTCTTGCCGAACTCCAGGGGTTCTCGACCGAGGAGGATTATCTCAACATCCCCAGCATCGCGCGGGAGCCCTCTGCGCGGCCCTTTCAACGCGACTCCTGGAGGTCCACTCCCCTGTAG